The Acipenser ruthenus chromosome 27, fAciRut3.2 maternal haplotype, whole genome shotgun sequence genome includes a window with the following:
- the LOC117431979 gene encoding RNA polymerase-associated protein CTR9 homolog yields the protein MSRGSIEIPLRDTDEVIELDFDQLPEGDEVISILKQEHTQLHIWIALALEYYKQGKTEDFVKLLEAARIDGNLDYRDHEKDQMTCLDTLAAYYVQQARKEKNKDAKKELITQATLLYTMADKIIMYDQNHLLGRACFCLLEGDKMDQADAQFHFVLNQSTNNIPALLGKACISFNKKDYRGALAYYKKALRTNPGCPAEVRLGMAHCFVKLSKLEKARLAFGRALELNSKCVGALVGLAVLELNSKEADSIKNGVQLLSRAYTIDPSNPMVLNHLANHFFFKKDYSKVQHLALHAFHNTEVEAMQAESCYQLARSFHVQEDYDQAFQYYYQATQFASSTFVLPFFGLGQMYVYRRDKENAAQCFEKVLKAYPNNYETMKILGSLYAASEDQEKRDIAKGHLKKVSEQYPDDVEAWIELAQILEQTDIQGALSAYGTATRILQEKVQADVPPEILNNLGALHFRLGNLGEAKKYFLASLERAKAEGEHDEHYYNAISVTTSYNLARLYEAMNEFHEAEKLYKNVLREHPNYVDCYLRLGAMARDKGNFYEASDWFKEALQINQDHPDAWSLIGNLHLAKQEWGPGQKKFERILKQPSTQNDTYSMLALGNVWLQTLHQPTRDREKEKRHQDRALAIYKQVLRNDSKNLYAANGIGAVLAHKGYYREARDVFAQVREATAEISDVWLNLAHIYVEQKQYISAVQMYENCLKKFYKHQNTEVLLYLSRALFKCGKLQECKHTLLKARHVAPNDTVLMFNVALVLQRLATLVLKDEKSNLKAVLCAVKELELAHRYFSYLSKAGDKMRFDLVLASTEARQCSDLLSQAQYHVARARKQDEEEKELRSKQEQEREVLRAQQFKQMEDKRNKEVEEQKKLLEQRAQYVEKTRNLLSFANGGKEIKEKKRGGGGGRRSKKASEFDEFVNDDSDEDLPSKKKKRRKGGSGSDQEEADDGEKKPRKRRRPQKDEDGSDDEEGSSRPKKQRKPRERKRIEKPDRMPPSLKGKIKSKAIISSSESSDEDGLKIAEDRNPRDSGSEDDDDNEQSHRKRIVSESESDEERKKSGSEAAGSPQRSDSQRSDDDSGSDQPVRKRKQQSDSDQSDNDSVRSKKSRSGGSGDESRPASPAADSDRGSDNEGSAKASGNESEPERSNNEASDRGSDDSD from the exons ATGTCTCGGGGCTCCATTGAAATCCCCCTTCGGGATACTGACGAG GTCATTGAGCTTGACTTCGATCAGTTACCCGAAGGAGATGAAGTTATCAGTATCCTCAAGCAGGAACACACCCAGCTGCACATCTGGATTGCTCTGGCA CTGGAATATTACAAACAAGGCAAGACGGAGGACTTTGTCAAATTGCTCGAAGCAGCCAGAATAGATGGGAACTTGGACTATAGAGACCATGAGAAAGATCAGATGACGTGTCTGGACACCCTGGCAGCTTACTATGTACAGCAGGCCAGGAAAGAGAAGAATAAAGATGCCAAGAAAGAGCTCATTACCCAGGCCACCTTGCTGTACACAATGGCAGACAAAATTATCATGTATGACCag AACCACTTGTTGGGGCGAGCCTGTTTCTGTCTGCTGGAGGGAGATAAAATGGACCAGGCAGATGCCCAGTTCCATTTCGTTCTTAACCAGTCAACAAATAACATCCCAGCCCTTCTAG GTAAGGCATGCATATCTTTCAACAAGAAAGACTACAGAGGTGCTTTGGCGTACTATAAGAAGGCACTACGTACTAATCCTGGTTGCCCAG CTGAGGTGCGGTTAGGTATGGCCCACTGCTTCGTGAAGCTCAGCAAACTGGAGAAAGCTCGTCTGGCATTCGGCAGAGCTCTGGAACTCAATTCAAAGTGTGTGGGTGCTTTAGTTGGATTAGCTGTTCTGGAACTAAACAGCAAAGAAGCAGATTCTATCAAAAATGGTGTCCAGCTTCTCTCAAGAGCCTACACCATTGACCCTAGTAATCCCATGGTTTTGAATCATTTGGCTAACCATTTCTTCTTTAAAAAG GATTACAGTAAAGTGCAGCACTTGGCTCTTCATGCCTTTCATAACACAGAGGTGGAAGCTATGCAGGCAGAGAGTTGCTACCAGCTTGCAAGATCTTTCCACGTGCAG gaagACTACGATCAGGCTTTTCAGTATTATTACCAGGCAACTCAGTTTGCCTCCTCCACATTTGTGCTGCCCTTCTTTGGCCTGGGACAGATGTACGTGTATAGACGGGACAAGGAGAATGCAGCGCAGTGCTTTGAAAAGGTTTTGAAAGCTTATCCCAATAACTACGAGACCATGAAGATTCTTGGGTCCCTATATGCTGCCTCCGAGGACCAGGAAAAGAGAGATATTGCAAAG GGCCATCTGAAGAAAGTATCTGAGCAGTACCCAGATGATGTGGAGGCTTGGATTGAGCTGGCACAAATCCTTGAGCAGACGGATATTCAG GGTGCCCTCTCTGCCTATGGAACAGCCACCCGGATCCTGCAGGAGAAGGTGCAGGCAGACGTACCTCCTGAGATCCTGAACAATCTGGGGGCTCTGCACTTTAGACTTGGAAACTTGGGGGAAGCAAAG AAATACTTTTTGGCTTCTCTGGAACGTGCCAAAGCAGAAGGAGAGCATGATGAGCATTACTACAATGCAATCTCTGTGACCACTTCCTATAATCTGGCCAGACTTTATGAGGCCATGAATGAATTCCATGAAGCAGAAAAACTTTACAAGAATGTCTTAAGGGAGCATCCCAATTATGTGGATT gCTATTTGCGGCTGGGGGCGATGGCCAGAGACAAGGGGAACTTTTATGAAGCTTCCGACTGGTTCAAAGAGGCTCTACAGATTAACCAG GACCATCCAGATGCTTGGTCTCTAATAGGAAATCTTCACTTGGCCAAACAAGAATGGGGTCCGGGCCAGAAGAAGTTTGAGAGGATCCTTAAGCAACCTTCCACTCAGAATGACACGTACTCCATGTTGGCTCTGGGCAATGTTTGGCTTCAGACCCTCCACCAGCCAACCAGAGACAGGGAAAAG GAAAAGCGGCATCAGGATCGTGCTTTGGCCATTTATAAACAAGTGCTGCGAAATGACTCCAAGAACTTGTATGCTGCTAATGGCATAG GTGCTGTCCTTGCACATAAGGGATATTATCGCGAGGCCCGAGATGTTTTTGCCCAGGTTAGGGAAGCTACAGCAGAGATCAGCGATGTCTGGTTGAACCTGGCACACATCTATGTGGAGCAGAAACAGTACATCAGTGCAGTACAGATG TATGAAAACTGCCTGAAAAAGTTCTACAAACATCAGAACACGGAGGTGTTGCTTTACTTGTCTCGGGCCTTATTCAAATGTGGCAAACTACAGGAGTGCAAGCATACCCTGCTCAAG GCCCGGCATGTTGCCCCCAATGACACTGTGCTGATGTTTAACGTGGCCTTAGTACTGCAGAGACTGGCTACGCTAGTGCTGAAAGATGAGAAGAGTAACCTAAAGGCTGTACTCTGTGCTGTCAAAGAGCTTGAACTAGCCCATAG GTATTTTAGTTACCTCAGCAAAGCTGGAGACAAGATGAGATTTGACTTGGTGCTTGCTTCAACTGAAGCCAG GCAGTGCTCGGATTTGCTCAGCCAGGCGCAGTACCATGTGGCTCGTGCCCGCAAGCAGGATGAAGAGGAGAAGGAGCTTCGGTCTAAACAAGAACAGGAAAGGGAGGTTCTCCGGGCACAACAATTCAAACAGATG GAAGATAAGCGTAATAAAGAGGTTGAAGAGCAGAAGAAGTTGCTGGAGCAGAGAGCACAGTACGTGGAGAAGACCAGGAACCTCCTGTCGTTTGCAAACGGAGGCAAGGAGATCAAAGAGAAGAAGAGAGGAGGTGGAGGCGGCAGG cgTTCCAAGAAAGCGTCTGAATTTGACGAGTTTGTTAATGATGACTCTGATGAGGATTTGCCTTCAAAGAAGAAAAAGAGGAGGAAGGGAGGCAGTGGAAGTGATCAAGAGGAGGCTGATGATGGAGAGAAGAAACCAAGGAAGAGGAGAAG ACCACAAAAGGATGAGGATGGAAGTGATGATGAGGAAGGTTCCTCAAGACCTAAGAAACAACGCAAGCCTAGAGAACGCAAGAGGATTGAGAAG CCTGATCGTATGCCGCCTTCGTTGAAAGGGAAGATCAAGTCGAAGGCAATCATTTCCTCTTCAGAGTCTTCAGATGAGGATGGACTTAAAATTGCTGAGGACCG AAATCCAAGAGACAGCGGATCTGAGGATGACGATGACAATGAACAATCGCACAGGAAGCGCATCGTGTCAGAGAGCGAGTCTGATGAAGAGAGGAAGAAGTCTGGCAGTGAGGCAGCAGGAAGCCCTCAGAGGTCTGATAGCCAGAGATCCGATGACGATTCTGGCAGCGATCAGCCGGTTAGGAAGAGGAAACAGCAGTCAGACTCAGACCAGTCCGATAATGATTCTGTTCGATCTAAAAAAAGTCGCTCCGGTGGTTCGGGTGATGAGTCCCGCCCAGCTTCTCCTGCTGCAGATTCAGACAGGGGCTCTGATAATGAAGGCTCAGCAAAGGCATCCGGAAACGAATCCGAGCCAGAGAGGTCCAATAACGAGGCTTCAGATCGCGGCTCTGATGACAGTGACTAA